A section of the Acipenser ruthenus chromosome 39, fAciRut3.2 maternal haplotype, whole genome shotgun sequence genome encodes:
- the LOC117397466 gene encoding cerebellin-3 encodes MKLLLAAVLLVPALYVSAQTPLTTTKPSSWEAAVASWSKPLPCGGWDCPCAFSKKRGCCCVANWITRFEDHLFERIGGLWSDLSILTGDVNGITAGLNIAFSAVLGKLSSCYGPFTSNTPIKYQTILLNSGIGYNPTLGAFTAPRAGLYSFSFTAFSNEGGVGRRMYHQVSLMHNDDIVASVWEDNREDYEDSGSQTVLLPLSAGDQVYVRLLSGRQLCGDIYLQNSFSGYLIYPSTG; translated from the exons ATGAAGTTGCTCCTGGCTGCAGTGTTGCTGGTGCCGGCCCTCTATGTGAGCGCCCAGACTCCCCTCACCACCACCAAGCCCAGCTCCTGGGAAGCAGCCGTGG CGTCCTGGTCCAAGCCCCTGCCCTGTGGAGGCTGGGACTGCCCCTGTGCTTTCTCAAAGAAGCGGGGATGCTGCTGCGTGGCCAACTGGATTACGAGATTCGAGGATCACCTCTTTGAGAGGATTGGCGGACTCTGGAGCGACCTGAGCATACTGACTGGGGATGTGAACGGGATCACAG CTGGACTCAACATTGCTTTCTCGGCGGTTCTGGGGAAATTATCGTCGTGCTACGGGCCGTTCACAAGCAACACACCCATCAAGTATCAAACCATCCTGCTGAACAGTGGCATCGGATACAACCCCACCCTGG gtgcATTCACTGCCCCCCGAGCTGGCCTCTACTCGTTCTCCTTCACTGCTTTCTCTAACGAGGGGGGTGTGGGCCGGCGGATGTATCACCAGGTCAGTCTGATGCACAACGATGACATCGTGGCGTCGGTGTGGGAGGATAACCGCGAGGACTACGAGGACAGCGGCTCCCAGACCGTGCTGCTGCCCCTCAGCGCCGGGGACCAGGTGTACGTGAGGCTGCTGTCCGGGAGGCAGCTGTGCGGAGACATCTACCTGCAGAACTCCTTCTCAGGGTACCTGATCTACCCCAGCACTGGGTAG
- the LOC117970373 gene encoding complement C1q-like protein 4 isoform X3, whose product MSGVEVKQDRPARTQRMQRLEWIFNHTMDQLRKDLDQASKRLNDLRASHTAFSAALSTRTECVGPFRDNATLIYKKVFVNQGGTYNEQTGVFTAPRSGVYSFSVTVFSDAGAPGARLNIFALLQRNGQDLAGVHDDNYDDQEDSATQSLALQLHAGDQLWVRLVAGRVVCDDVSHYNTFSGFLVFPTDLL is encoded by the exons ATGAGTGGGGTGGAAGTGAAGCAGGACAGGCCAGCAAGGAca CAGAGGATGCAGCGCTTGGAGTGGATCTTCAACCACACCATGGACCAGCTGAGGAAAGACCTGGACCAGGCCAGCAAGAGACTGAACGACCTGAGAG CGAGCCATACTGCGTTCTCCGCTGCGCTGTCTACCCGAACCGAGTGCGTGGGGCCCTTCAGAGACAACGCCACGCTGATCTACAAGAAGGTGTTTGTGAACCAGGGCGGCACCTACAATGAGCAGACGGGTGTGTTCACGGCCCCGCGCAGCGGCGTGTACAGCTTCTCCGTGACGGTGTTCAGCGACGCTGGCGCGCCCGGCGCCCGGCTCAACATCTTCGCCCTGCTGCAGCGGAACGGGCAGGACCTGGCGGGTGTGCACGACGACAACTACGACGACCAGGAGGACAGTGCCACCCAGAGCCTGGCGCTGCAGCTGCATGCCGGGGACCAGCTGTGGGTCAGGCTGGTGGCGGGGAGGGTGGTCTGCGACGATGTGAGCCACTACAACACCTTCAGCGGCTTCCTCGTGTTCCCCACTGACCTGCTGTAA
- the LOC117970373 gene encoding cerebellin-1-like isoform X1 codes for MKGILILSLLCSMVGSFLAQDYEWGGSEAGQASKDICVTDSASCGCCLMQQRMQRLEWIFNHTMDQLRKDLDQASKRLNDLRASHTAFSAALSTRTECVGPFRDNATLIYKKVFVNQGGTYNEQTGVFTAPRSGVYSFSVTVFSDAGAPGARLNIFALLQRNGQDLAGVHDDNYDDQEDSATQSLALQLHAGDQLWVRLVAGRVVCDDVSHYNTFSGFLVFPTDLL; via the exons ATGAAAG GTATACTGATCCTGTCCCTTCTCTGCTCGATGGTGGGCAGCTTCCTGGCACAGGACTATGAGTGGGGTGGAAGTGAAGCAGGACAGGCCAGCAAGGAca tCTGTGTGACTGACTCTGCCTCCTGTGGGTGCTGTCTGATGCAGCAGAGGATGCAGCGCTTGGAGTGGATCTTCAACCACACCATGGACCAGCTGAGGAAAGACCTGGACCAGGCCAGCAAGAGACTGAACGACCTGAGAG CGAGCCATACTGCGTTCTCCGCTGCGCTGTCTACCCGAACCGAGTGCGTGGGGCCCTTCAGAGACAACGCCACGCTGATCTACAAGAAGGTGTTTGTGAACCAGGGCGGCACCTACAATGAGCAGACGGGTGTGTTCACGGCCCCGCGCAGCGGCGTGTACAGCTTCTCCGTGACGGTGTTCAGCGACGCTGGCGCGCCCGGCGCCCGGCTCAACATCTTCGCCCTGCTGCAGCGGAACGGGCAGGACCTGGCGGGTGTGCACGACGACAACTACGACGACCAGGAGGACAGTGCCACCCAGAGCCTGGCGCTGCAGCTGCATGCCGGGGACCAGCTGTGGGTCAGGCTGGTGGCGGGGAGGGTGGTCTGCGACGATGTGAGCCACTACAACACCTTCAGCGGCTTCCTCGTGTTCCCCACTGACCTGCTGTAA
- the LOC117970373 gene encoding cerebellin-1-like isoform X2, whose translation MVGSFLAQDYEWGGSEAGQASKDICVTDSASCGCCLMQQRMQRLEWIFNHTMDQLRKDLDQASKRLNDLRASHTAFSAALSTRTECVGPFRDNATLIYKKVFVNQGGTYNEQTGVFTAPRSGVYSFSVTVFSDAGAPGARLNIFALLQRNGQDLAGVHDDNYDDQEDSATQSLALQLHAGDQLWVRLVAGRVVCDDVSHYNTFSGFLVFPTDLL comes from the exons ATGGTGGGCAGCTTCCTGGCACAGGACTATGAGTGGGGTGGAAGTGAAGCAGGACAGGCCAGCAAGGAca tCTGTGTGACTGACTCTGCCTCCTGTGGGTGCTGTCTGATGCAGCAGAGGATGCAGCGCTTGGAGTGGATCTTCAACCACACCATGGACCAGCTGAGGAAAGACCTGGACCAGGCCAGCAAGAGACTGAACGACCTGAGAG CGAGCCATACTGCGTTCTCCGCTGCGCTGTCTACCCGAACCGAGTGCGTGGGGCCCTTCAGAGACAACGCCACGCTGATCTACAAGAAGGTGTTTGTGAACCAGGGCGGCACCTACAATGAGCAGACGGGTGTGTTCACGGCCCCGCGCAGCGGCGTGTACAGCTTCTCCGTGACGGTGTTCAGCGACGCTGGCGCGCCCGGCGCCCGGCTCAACATCTTCGCCCTGCTGCAGCGGAACGGGCAGGACCTGGCGGGTGTGCACGACGACAACTACGACGACCAGGAGGACAGTGCCACCCAGAGCCTGGCGCTGCAGCTGCATGCCGGGGACCAGCTGTGGGTCAGGCTGGTGGCGGGGAGGGTGGTCTGCGACGATGTGAGCCACTACAACACCTTCAGCGGCTTCCTCGTGTTCCCCACTGACCTGCTGTAA